A segment of the Bradyrhizobium sp. CCBAU 53340 genome:
CGCCGGACGAAGCCGAAGGCTGCGCGCGGCTCGCGACCGAGCAGCAAATTGTCGGCGACGCTTAGGGATTCAACGAGGCTGAGGTCCTGATAGACGACGGCGATCCCGGCGTCGCGCGACTTCGCCGGGCTGTCGAATTCCACCGGCTTGCCGGCGATCTCGATCGTGCCCGCGTCGGCGGCGTGAACCCCGCTGAGGATCTTGATCAGCGTGGATTTTCCGGCGCCGTTCTCGCCGAGCAGCGCGTGCACCTCGCCGGCCCGGACCTCGAGGTTGACGTCGCGGAGCGCCCGCACGCCGCCGAAGCGCTTGTTGATGGCGCTGACCATCACAAGCGAGGTCGACGGCAGGGGTTCTGCTGCAACCGAACCGGACAATTCCAAACTTTCCTCCCGTCGCCCCCGCGAGCTGCTGGTACGATGGTGACATATTGTTATTTTTGCAACTTTATCATGTTATAATTCTATCATCTCGGGCGCCTGTCAATGGCAGATCACGTCCGCCGGCGCGAATGAACGCCGGTCCGATCGCTCCCGTTCGGGCGCGAAGGTGGTGCGGAGGCCGCGAGACGCGCCCCGAAGCGAGGAATTCTTGGGATGGGGACGAACTGCCGGAGGCCTAGAGCGACCGGAGTCCGATCGACTTGATCACGAGAGCAAGGCTTGCCGAGGTGGCATCTGGTTTAACCGGTCGGCAGCGCATCGAGGTGGCAGGCCACCCATCGCTCGCCCTCGGCCGAGCGAAGCTGCGGCTCTTCCGTCCAGCAACGGTCGAAGACGAACGGGCAGCGAGTGTGGAAGCGGCATCCCTTCGGCGGATTGATCGGGCTCGGCACGTCGCCGCCGAGGATCATGGGATTGCGCTGGGCGCCGGGCTCCGGCAGCGGGACCGCCGAGAGCAGCGCCTTGGTATATGGATGGCGCGGCGCGGCAAAGATCTCCCGGCGCGGCGCCACCTCGACGATCTTGCCGAGATACATCACCGCGACGCGGTGGGTCATGTGCTCGACGATTGCGAGGTCATGGCTGATGAACAGCAGCGCCAGGCCGAACTCGCGCTGCAGATCCTGCAGCAAATTGACGATCTGCGCCTTGACCGAGACGTCGAGCGCCGAGACCGCCTCGTCACAGACGATCAGCTCGGGCTCGGCCGCGAGCGCCCGGGCGATGCCGATGCGCTGACGCTGGCCGCCGGAGAATTCGTGCGGCCGGCGGTTCAGCGCCTCGCGCGGCAGGCGTACAGTATCCATCAGCGCGGTCACGCGCGTTTCGAGATCCGTTGCCGACTTGGCGAGGCCGAAATTGCGGATCGGCTCGGCCAGGATATCTCGCACGCGCATGCGCGGATTGAGGCTCGAGAACGGATCCTGGAACACCACCTGCACACGCCGCCGCACCTGGCGCATCGTGGCCGGCGCCGCATCGTCGATGCGCTGGCCGTCGAGGATCACCTGGCCGGACGTCACATCGAACAGCCGCAGGATGGCGCGGCCGACCGTCGACTTGCCGCAGCCGGACTCGCCCACCAGCGACAGCGTCTCGCCGCGCGCGATCTCGAACGACACGCCGTCGACGGCGTAGACCCATTCCGAGTTGCGGCCAAACAGGCCAGTCTTGACCGGAAAGTGCTTCTTGAGGTCGTTGACCTGGAGCAGCGGGACACTCATGCCGCAACGGCTCCCTTGGCGGCGTAGTGGCAGGCGGCGATGTGGCGCGGCCCCTTCTCTTCGAGGCCCGGCGCATGTTGACGGCAGAGATCGGTTGCGAGCGCACAGCGACCGGCAAAGACGCATCCGGTGATCGGCTTGCGCAGATCCGGCACCTGTCCCGGAATTTCAGCGAGCCGCGTCGTGGTGCCGGCGAGCGACGAGCCCAGCCGCGGCACCGCGCCGAGCAGGCCTTGCGTATAGGGATGGCGCGGCGAGCGGAACAACTCCGCCACCGGCGCCTCCTCGACCTTGCGGCCGGCATACATCACCATGACGCGTTCGGCGATCTCGGCGACCACGCCGAGATCATGCGTGATCAGGATGATGGCGGCGCCAACCCGATGCTTGAGGTCCAGCATCAATTTCAGGATCTGCGCCTGGATGGTGACATCGAGCGCGGTGGTCGGCTCGTCCGCAATCAGGAGCTTTGGGCTGCAGGCAAGCGCAATCGCGATCATCACGCGCTGTCGCATGCCGCCCGAGAGCTGATGCGGAAATTCGCGTACGCGCCGCTTCGGCTCGGGAATACCGACCAGCGCCAGCATCTCGACGGCGCGCGCCTCGGCCGCCTGCTTGTCCAGACCCTGATGCAACATCAGCGTCTCGCGGATCTGGCGGCCGACGGTCAGAACCGGATTGAGGCTCGTCATCGGCTCCTGAAAGATCATCGAGATGTCGTTGCCTCTGATGGCGCGCATCTCGCGATCGGACAGTTGCAGCAGGTCCTTGCCCGCAAAACGGATGGCACCGGCGATCCTGCCCGGCGGCTCCGGGATCAGCCGCATCAGGGACATCGAGGTCACCGACTTGCCGCAGCCGGATTCGCCGACGATGGCGAGCGTCTCGCCCTCGTTGACATGGAAGGACACACCATCCACCGCGCGGTTGATGCCGCTGGGGGTGCGGAAGTGGGTCTGGAGGTTTTCGACTTCGAGCAGCGCCATCGCGATCAGCCTCGGCTCGTCAAAGACGCTTGGCCATGCGCGGATCGAGCGCATCGCGAAGGCCGTCGCCGAGCAGGTTCACGGCGAGCACGGTGACGGAGAGGAATGCTGCCGGGAAGAACACGATATAGGGCTTGACCTGCCACAGCGCGCGGCCCTCGGCCATGATGTTGCCCCAGGACGGAATGGTGGGCGGCGTGCCGGCACCGATGAAGGAGAGGATCGCCTCGGTGATCATGGCGCTGGCGCAGATATAGGTCGCCTGCACCAGCATCGGCGCAACCGTGTTGGGAAGGATGTGGCGCAGAATGATCATCGGCGTGCGCGTGCCGCATGCGACCGCGGCATCCACATAAGGCTGCTCGCGCAGCGACAGCACCACGCTGCGGACCAGGCGCGAGACGCGCGGGATCTCGGCGACGGTGATCGCCAGAATGACGTTGCCGACGCTGCCGCGCGTCAGCGCCATCAGCGCGATCGCAAGCAGGATCGGCGGGATCGACATCAAGCCGTCCATAAAACGCATCAAGATGCCGTCGGCCCAGCGGACAAAGCCCGAGACCATGCCGATGGCAAGACCGGCCGCGGAGGCGAAGATCGCGACCGACAGCCCGACCGTCAGCGAGACCCGCGCGCCGAACAGCACGCGTGAATAGATATCGCGGCCGAGCACGTCGGTGCCGAACCAGTAGAGCGCCGACGGCGCCCTTGTGCGCTTGGCAGGCGCGAGAGCCGTCGGGTCGACCGTCCAGAGATACGGCGCAAAGATCGCGATCA
Coding sequences within it:
- a CDS encoding ABC transporter ATP-binding protein encodes the protein MSVPLLQVNDLKKHFPVKTGLFGRNSEWVYAVDGVSFEIARGETLSLVGESGCGKSTVGRAILRLFDVTSGQVILDGQRIDDAAPATMRQVRRRVQVVFQDPFSSLNPRMRVRDILAEPIRNFGLAKSATDLETRVTALMDTVRLPREALNRRPHEFSGGQRQRIGIARALAAEPELIVCDEAVSALDVSVKAQIVNLLQDLQREFGLALLFISHDLAIVEHMTHRVAVMYLGKIVEVAPRREIFAAPRHPYTKALLSAVPLPEPGAQRNPMILGGDVPSPINPPKGCRFHTRCPFVFDRCWTEEPQLRSAEGERWVACHLDALPTG
- a CDS encoding ABC transporter permease; translation: MTDATVNPQVLPAGLVLAPQLPDILRPVTIRRGFIGFLRGHPTVAIGGVLLLALVLIAIFAPYLWTVDPTALAPAKRTRAPSALYWFGTDVLGRDIYSRVLFGARVSLTVGLSVAIFASAAGLAIGMVSGFVRWADGILMRFMDGLMSIPPILLAIALMALTRGSVGNVILAITVAEIPRVSRLVRSVVLSLREQPYVDAAVACGTRTPMIILRHILPNTVAPMLVQATYICASAMITEAILSFIGAGTPPTIPSWGNIMAEGRALWQVKPYIVFFPAAFLSVTVLAVNLLGDGLRDALDPRMAKRL
- a CDS encoding ABC transporter ATP-binding protein → MALLEVENLQTHFRTPSGINRAVDGVSFHVNEGETLAIVGESGCGKSVTSMSLMRLIPEPPGRIAGAIRFAGKDLLQLSDREMRAIRGNDISMIFQEPMTSLNPVLTVGRQIRETLMLHQGLDKQAAEARAVEMLALVGIPEPKRRVREFPHQLSGGMRQRVMIAIALACSPKLLIADEPTTALDVTIQAQILKLMLDLKHRVGAAIILITHDLGVVAEIAERVMVMYAGRKVEEAPVAELFRSPRHPYTQGLLGAVPRLGSSLAGTTTRLAEIPGQVPDLRKPITGCVFAGRCALATDLCRQHAPGLEEKGPRHIAACHYAAKGAVAA